GCATGTACCCCAAATAAATAACACCCATTCGTCGCTGGAGCAGAGCAAAGCCTGCACTCCCAAGGAGGACATCATGTTCATGAAGACCCACAAAACGGCCAGCAGCACCATCCTCAACATCCTCTTCCGCTTTGGTCAGAGGCACCGGTTGAAATTTGCTTTTCCCAACGGCCGGAATGACTTCTACTACCCATCCTTCTTTGACAGGAGCCAGGTGAAGGACTACAAGCCGGGCACTTGCTTCAACATCATCTGTAACCACATGAGGTTCCACAGTGAAGAGGTCCACAAGTTGCTCCCTGAAGACACTGTCTACTTCAGCATCCTCAGGAACCCTGCTTATTTATTTGAATCGTCCTTCCATTACTTTGGTCGTGTGATCCCTTTGACCTGGAAGGTCAGTGGGGAGGACAAGCTCGCCGAATTCCTCAGGGAGCCTGGCCGATACTACGATCCGAGTGGCTTTAACTCTCATTACTTGAAGAACTTGTTGTTTTTTGACTTTGGTTATGACAATAACTTGGAGTTTGGTGACCCCAGAGTAGAGAAGTACTTCAAAGCCATTGATGACCGGTTCCAGTTGGTGATGCTTCTTGAGTACTTTGACGAGTCCCTCATTCTCCTGAAGGATGTGATGTGCTGGGACATGGACGACATCCTGTATTTCAAGTTGAATGTTAGGAAGGATTCCACCATCTCGAGAATGAACGGAGAGCTGTACGAGAAGGCGACGAGGTGGAACCGGATAGACACCATGTTGTATGGATACTTCAACGCTACATTCTGGAGGAAGGTGAGGCAGTATGGCTTCGAACGCATGCAGCGCGACGTGGAGGAACTGCGCAAGC
This Rhinoraja longicauda isolate Sanriku21f chromosome 25, sRhiLon1.1, whole genome shotgun sequence DNA region includes the following protein-coding sequences:
- the gal3st1a gene encoding galactosylceramide sulfotransferase, translated to MGGVTGRDPLRLCEGRQRTMLKQARQWKSMCKGLVLGTLLTTCMILLYSFAASPHQLNLQEVPVPYSCSYKPVHPRHVPQINNTHSSLEQSKACTPKEDIMFMKTHKTASSTILNILFRFGQRHRLKFAFPNGRNDFYYPSFFDRSQVKDYKPGTCFNIICNHMRFHSEEVHKLLPEDTVYFSILRNPAYLFESSFHYFGRVIPLTWKVSGEDKLAEFLREPGRYYDPSGFNSHYLKNLLFFDFGYDNNLEFGDPRVEKYFKAIDDRFQLVMLLEYFDESLILLKDVMCWDMDDILYFKLNVRKDSTISRMNGELYEKATRWNRIDTMLYGYFNATFWRKVRQYGFERMQRDVEELRKRNDRMQSICIDGGRPVDANAIQEASLQPWQPLGERSIMGYNLKKNISRKHRKLCRKMLTPELQYLTELGVNLWITKLWSYIRDLFKW